A genomic segment from Flavobacterium inviolabile encodes:
- a CDS encoding glycosyltransferase family 4 protein yields the protein MHITFLTPEYPHSKVLHSAGIGTSIKNLVAALVKKDIKVSVVVYGQSEDAIIQEDGVEIHLVKKRKYKWATWYFYRKYLQDYLNALIVKNKVDLVEAPDWTGITAFMNLKAPLVIRFHGSDTYFCHLENRKQKRKNFWFEKLAIQKAKAFIAPTAFAGKLTQQLFKIRNKKIATIHYGLEVEKFRNDNAVHEEKGLLLYIGTVIRKKGVLELPDIMKRVIAKMPEAKLILIGGDSYDAATGTQSTWQLMQELMDDNVKNSIEYLGKVPYQEVRDYIQKAQVCVFPTFAETLGMVTIESMAMKKAVVNSNIGWAQELIIDGESGYLVHPGEHETFSSKISDLLEDDQLRQRIGLKAEERVCTVFNIDTIVEQNIAFYQKTIGK from the coding sequence ATGCACATTACTTTTTTAACACCCGAATATCCACATTCAAAAGTGCTCCACAGTGCAGGAATAGGCACGAGTATCAAAAATCTTGTTGCTGCATTAGTGAAAAAGGACATCAAGGTGTCTGTGGTTGTCTATGGACAATCAGAAGATGCAATAATTCAGGAAGACGGTGTTGAAATACATCTGGTAAAAAAGAGAAAATACAAATGGGCAACATGGTATTTTTACAGAAAGTACCTTCAGGACTATTTGAATGCATTGATCGTTAAAAATAAAGTAGACCTGGTTGAAGCACCGGACTGGACCGGCATCACTGCTTTTATGAACTTAAAAGCACCGTTAGTAATCCGGTTTCACGGAAGTGATACGTATTTCTGCCATCTGGAAAACAGAAAACAAAAACGTAAAAACTTCTGGTTTGAGAAACTGGCAATACAAAAAGCAAAAGCATTTATCGCACCTACTGCTTTTGCCGGAAAGTTAACGCAGCAACTTTTTAAAATCAGGAATAAAAAGATAGCAACTATCCATTACGGACTGGAAGTAGAAAAATTCAGGAATGATAATGCCGTACATGAAGAAAAAGGACTGCTGCTGTATATAGGAACGGTTATTCGCAAAAAAGGAGTGCTGGAACTGCCGGATATTATGAAAAGGGTAATTGCCAAAATGCCGGAAGCAAAGCTCATCCTGATTGGCGGTGACTCTTATGATGCAGCCACCGGAACGCAGTCAACCTGGCAGCTGATGCAGGAATTGATGGATGATAATGTGAAAAACAGCATTGAGTATCTGGGCAAAGTACCTTATCAGGAAGTCCGGGATTATATTCAAAAAGCACAGGTTTGTGTGTTTCCCACTTTTGCGGAAACCTTAGGAATGGTAACTATTGAATCCATGGCCATGAAAAAAGCGGTGGTGAACAGCAATATAGGCTGGGCTCAGGAGCTCATAATAGATGGCGAAAGCGGTTATCTGGTACATCCGGGGGAACATGAAACCTTTTCGTCCAAAATTTCAGACTTATTGGAAGACGATCAGCTAAGACAAAGAATAGGATTAAAAGCAGAAGAAAGAGTCTGCACTGTTTTTAATATTGATACTATTGTGGAACAGAATATTGCGTTTTATCAAAAAACAATTGGCAAGTGA
- a CDS encoding glycosyltransferase family 4 protein: MRILQLIDSLEPGGAEKMAVSYANALLDINSFSALVTTRKEGELKKELAVAVKYLALNRKSVLDIKALFRLRKFVKENKITFVQAHSSSFFLAFLLKCVYPSLKIIWHDHFGNSEFLHKRENINTLKIASLFFYRIIAVNEILEKWAKVNLYCNKVLYLPNFVAINKSPEKINLYGISGKRILCLANFRKQKNHLMLLEVARKIVISFPDWTFHLVGKDFHDEYSAAINDKIISNNLQQNVYTYGSVNAIESVINQSTIGVLTSLSEGLPVSLLEYGYLGLPVVVTAVGEIPKIIKENNGILINSEDAVSFEKELTKIIQDEERRKIIGTNLKQEIHLNYSKKVVVEKYLKFIRHDN; the protein is encoded by the coding sequence ATGCGAATACTTCAATTAATAGATAGTTTAGAACCCGGAGGAGCAGAAAAAATGGCGGTTAGCTATGCTAATGCACTTTTGGATATTAACTCTTTTTCGGCTTTGGTTACAACCCGTAAAGAAGGAGAACTAAAAAAAGAGTTAGCAGTAGCAGTAAAGTACCTCGCTCTAAACAGGAAATCAGTATTAGATATTAAGGCACTTTTCCGCTTGCGGAAATTTGTCAAGGAAAATAAGATAACGTTTGTTCAGGCACATAGTAGTTCCTTCTTTTTGGCGTTTCTGCTCAAATGTGTTTATCCGTCACTCAAAATTATTTGGCATGACCATTTTGGGAATAGTGAATTTTTACACAAGAGGGAAAATATAAACACCCTAAAAATAGCCTCACTTTTTTTCTATAGGATAATTGCCGTTAATGAAATTTTAGAGAAATGGGCAAAAGTAAACCTATACTGTAATAAAGTATTGTACCTGCCCAATTTTGTTGCTATCAATAAGAGTCCGGAAAAAATAAACCTGTATGGAATAAGCGGTAAAAGAATTCTTTGTCTGGCAAATTTCCGGAAACAAAAAAATCATTTAATGTTACTTGAAGTCGCCAGAAAAATTGTAATTTCTTTCCCCGATTGGACTTTTCATCTGGTAGGAAAAGATTTCCATGATGAATATTCGGCAGCTATTAACGATAAAATTATTTCAAATAATTTACAGCAAAATGTTTATACTTATGGTTCCGTAAATGCAATTGAGTCGGTTATAAACCAATCGACAATAGGTGTTTTGACATCTCTTTCTGAAGGACTGCCAGTCTCACTTTTGGAATATGGTTACTTAGGGTTACCGGTAGTTGTAACTGCTGTAGGCGAGATTCCAAAAATAATCAAAGAGAATAACGGTATTTTGATAAACTCAGAAGATGCAGTTTCCTTTGAAAAAGAGCTGACAAAGATCATTCAGGATGAAGAGCGAAGAAAAATAATTGGAACCAACTTGAAACAGGAAATCCATTTGAACTATTCTAAAAAGGTAGTTGTGGAAAAATATTTAAAATTTATCAGGCATGACAATTAA
- a CDS encoding glycosyltransferase family 2 protein — MNFTLIVCTYKRANPLLKLLKSVAHQTRYPDEILIIDGSPDEETEKILAANKFEKLHYYKVPPEHRGLTKQRNFGINKVAENSQVICFLDDDTILEENYFEELISIYAVYPEALGVGGYITNEVNWSEVPENYKPANNEFCYDGWKRKESSRFILRKKMGLDSNVPPGFSPEFSHGRSVSFLPPSGKVYPAEQLMGGVSSFKKEIFQKIRFSDYFVGYGLYEDADFSLRLSKIGKLYINTKARLSHHHHVSGRPNQYQYGKMVVRNGWYVWRIANPKPDLLARFKWNAITLLLIAIRFSNIFTTNNKKEATTEVLGRITGLLSLLVNKPKNK; from the coding sequence ATGAATTTTACATTAATAGTTTGTACCTATAAAAGAGCAAATCCTTTGCTGAAGCTCTTAAAATCAGTAGCGCATCAAACGCGTTATCCTGACGAGATTCTGATAATTGACGGTTCTCCGGATGAGGAGACCGAAAAGATCCTTGCAGCAAATAAATTTGAAAAGCTGCACTACTATAAAGTTCCGCCGGAGCATAGAGGACTTACGAAACAACGTAACTTTGGAATCAATAAAGTAGCGGAAAACAGTCAGGTAATTTGTTTTCTGGACGACGATACCATACTGGAAGAAAACTATTTTGAAGAATTAATCAGTATATATGCGGTATATCCCGAAGCTTTGGGCGTTGGCGGTTATATTACCAATGAAGTGAATTGGTCTGAAGTCCCGGAAAATTATAAACCGGCAAATAATGAATTCTGTTATGACGGATGGAAACGAAAAGAGAGCAGTAGGTTTATCCTGCGCAAAAAAATGGGACTGGACAGTAATGTTCCGCCAGGATTTTCTCCGGAGTTTTCACATGGAAGAAGTGTCAGTTTCTTACCGCCTTCAGGTAAGGTTTATCCGGCAGAACAACTTATGGGCGGAGTTTCCTCTTTTAAAAAAGAGATCTTTCAGAAAATCAGATTTTCCGATTATTTTGTAGGTTACGGCTTGTATGAAGATGCCGATTTTAGTTTAAGGCTTTCAAAGATTGGAAAATTATATATCAATACAAAGGCACGGCTGTCGCATCATCATCATGTTTCGGGGCGTCCCAATCAGTATCAGTACGGTAAAATGGTCGTTAGAAACGGATGGTACGTTTGGCGGATAGCAAACCCCAAACCGGATCTGTTGGCAAGATTCAAATGGAATGCAATAACACTGCTGCTAATTGCGATACGATTTAGTAATATATTTACAACGAATAACAAAAAAGAAGCAACTACCGAGGTGCTGGGCAGAATAACAGGATTGTTGAGCCTGCTGGTAAATAAACCAAAAAATAAATAA
- a CDS encoding glycosyltransferase family 4 protein, producing the protein MKLALITHVPHIHTDERYFAYGPYVKEMNIWFKYVDEVLLVAPMTEAPLSAVDLAYNHAAVSFFPVPAFSLLSVKEILKTMVYLPQLFWSTFKVMKKADHIHLRCPGNMGLIGCLVQILFPNKRKTAKYAGNWDPKAKQPWSYRLQKWILSNTFLTRNMKVLVYGEWQHRSKNILPFFTATYREHEKEAIQPRDLTKTITFLFAGTLSEGKRALYAVQLIESLYHSGLDVALKIYGEGKERTAIESYLAAGKLQHIVTLQGNQTQETVKKAYQNNHFLILPSQSEGWPKVVAEAMFWGCVPIATAVSCVANMLDDGKRGLILTMNKETDSKNIMTVITNNQEYQQMITQGVNWSRQYTIDYFEAEIKNIVAG; encoded by the coding sequence ATGAAATTAGCCCTTATAACACATGTTCCACATATCCATACGGATGAACGGTATTTTGCATACGGTCCCTATGTTAAGGAAATGAATATATGGTTTAAATATGTTGATGAAGTATTGCTCGTGGCACCCATGACAGAAGCACCGTTATCGGCTGTAGATTTGGCCTATAACCATGCTGCTGTTTCTTTTTTTCCGGTTCCGGCATTTTCATTATTGTCTGTAAAAGAGATTTTAAAAACAATGGTTTATTTGCCTCAGCTATTTTGGAGTACCTTCAAAGTAATGAAAAAGGCAGACCATATTCATTTGCGTTGTCCCGGAAATATGGGCTTAATCGGATGTTTGGTTCAAATTCTGTTTCCCAATAAGAGGAAAACCGCAAAATATGCTGGGAACTGGGATCCAAAAGCAAAACAACCCTGGAGTTATCGCTTGCAAAAATGGATTTTAAGCAATACCTTTTTAACCCGGAATATGAAAGTGCTGGTTTATGGTGAATGGCAGCATAGAAGCAAAAACATACTCCCGTTTTTTACGGCAACGTATCGGGAGCATGAAAAAGAAGCAATACAGCCAAGGGATTTGACAAAAACAATTACGTTTTTATTTGCCGGAACCTTATCAGAAGGAAAAAGAGCGCTGTATGCCGTACAATTAATAGAATCGCTGTATCATTCAGGACTGGATGTTGCCTTGAAAATATATGGAGAAGGAAAAGAAAGAACAGCAATTGAAAGCTATTTAGCTGCCGGTAAACTTCAGCATATCGTAACGTTACAGGGGAATCAAACTCAGGAAACGGTTAAAAAAGCATACCAAAACAATCATTTTTTAATATTACCTTCGCAAAGTGAAGGATGGCCTAAAGTTGTTGCAGAAGCCATGTTTTGGGGATGCGTCCCGATAGCAACAGCTGTTTCATGTGTTGCGAACATGCTGGATGATGGTAAAAGAGGACTGATCCTGACAATGAACAAGGAGACCGACAGTAAAAATATAATGACAGTAATCACAAATAATCAGGAGTATCAGCAAATGATAACCCAAGGTGTAAATTGGTCCAGACAGTATACCATTGATTATTTTGAAGCGGAAATAAAAAATATAGTTGCAGGGTAA
- a CDS encoding UDP-glycosyltransferase, protein MPNNKIFILLPDGIGLRNFAYSKFYELGITQGYDVVFWNNTPFQLSDLGFKDIPIQNPKTNKQTEIYKNARKQIELNLNKKKFQDAVYDTYRFPYAYKNIKTAAKSILTQLLAVSHTSEKGLQKVRNKIKEQEKKTAYFQECLAVLKREQPAMVFCTNQRPLLAIAPLLAAQELGIPTATFIFSWDNLPKATMVVETDTYFVWSEYMKEELLQYYPYIKAENIHITGTPQFESHYETDRLVAKETFFKQNGLDITRRYICYSGDDVTTCPDDPQYLDDVAAAVKQMNEEGDAIGILFRRCPVDFSDRFDSVLTQYKDIIVPVNPKWEKKGGMWNTILPTPEDVDLQMNTIAHTDMVINLGSSMVFDYAAHGKPCAYINYDVKHKRIEDWSVKKIYNYIHFRSMPAKESVIWLDNKDEIKRKIQLALKDSRQNTIKAKEWFQIINKFPPDSASENIWNSIKKMVS, encoded by the coding sequence ATGCCAAACAATAAGATTTTTATATTGCTGCCGGATGGTATCGGATTGCGTAATTTCGCCTATTCTAAATTTTATGAACTGGGAATCACGCAGGGATATGACGTGGTTTTCTGGAACAATACCCCGTTTCAGTTATCGGATTTGGGTTTTAAGGACATTCCGATACAAAATCCGAAAACAAACAAGCAGACAGAAATATATAAAAATGCACGGAAACAAATCGAGCTGAACCTCAATAAAAAGAAATTTCAGGATGCGGTTTACGATACCTATCGTTTTCCGTATGCCTATAAAAATATAAAAACAGCGGCAAAAAGTATACTGACGCAACTATTAGCTGTTAGTCATACGTCGGAAAAAGGATTGCAGAAAGTCCGGAATAAAATTAAAGAACAGGAAAAGAAAACGGCTTATTTTCAGGAATGTCTGGCCGTTTTGAAAAGAGAACAGCCGGCTATGGTTTTTTGTACCAATCAACGGCCGCTATTGGCAATTGCCCCGCTTTTGGCTGCTCAGGAATTAGGAATTCCTACGGCAACCTTTATTTTTTCCTGGGATAATTTACCCAAAGCTACGATGGTGGTGGAAACCGATACCTATTTTGTGTGGAGTGAATACATGAAAGAAGAACTGTTGCAATATTATCCATATATAAAAGCAGAAAATATTCATATAACCGGAACACCGCAATTTGAATCCCATTATGAAACCGATAGACTGGTTGCAAAAGAAACCTTTTTTAAACAGAATGGTTTGGATATAACCAGGCGTTACATCTGTTATTCCGGTGACGATGTGACCACCTGTCCCGATGATCCGCAATATCTGGACGATGTAGCGGCGGCAGTAAAACAAATGAATGAAGAAGGAGATGCCATCGGTATTTTATTCCGCAGGTGTCCGGTCGATTTTTCCGATCGGTTTGACAGCGTACTGACGCAATACAAAGACATCATTGTTCCGGTCAATCCGAAATGGGAGAAAAAAGGCGGCATGTGGAATACAATCCTGCCAACTCCGGAAGATGTAGACCTGCAAATGAATACCATTGCCCATACAGATATGGTTATTAACCTGGGCTCTTCAATGGTGTTTGATTATGCGGCACATGGAAAACCGTGCGCTTATATTAATTATGATGTTAAACATAAACGGATAGAAGACTGGTCCGTAAAAAAAATATACAACTATATTCACTTCCGATCAATGCCGGCTAAAGAATCGGTTATCTGGCTTGATAATAAAGATGAAATTAAAAGGAAAATTCAGCTTGCGTTAAAAGATAGTCGTCAAAATACTATAAAAGCAAAGGAATGGTTTCAGATTATCAATAAATTTCCACCGGATTCAGCTTCTGAAAATATATGGAATAGCATAAAAAAAATGGTATCGTAA
- a CDS encoding glycosyltransferase family 2 protein, with product MIIICHHNNKVESIIAYESSAYLDVCNESIAQNIVRLGRLFPDDLLFWYHKDCQEDINWEALPELFNHKKILLSYGGTTNYIPSEIGYVDESLFVNPDKESVYPTWQMSSLVGGIYGGTLNALEVDKLIDTNFDYFLCSLAKIGMPHGLLCYNEPQLLKKITNRRSGEAGIYSLFKFVKEHYRARWILLLFVNLLIYERRFPVLACLYTVFFKRKKPDVKQLDKIQMELKTKSRVSHSLDVIIPTIGRKVFLYDVLKDLSKQTIIPKKVIIVEQNPLEGSTSELDYLEKESWPFQIKHLFTHRTGACNARNQALQHVEQEWVFFADDDIRFEKDFLETAFKQIEKTGNRAFTICCLRKGDKPVSANIFQWTTFGSGCSIVKSEAIADLRFDDRYEHGFGEDTDFGMQLRNKGCDILYLPSPELLHLKAPVGGFRTEVMLEWNNDRIKPKPSPTVMLFKLRYNTKEQLRSYKTTLFLKFYKHQEHKHPVKYYNNFKKSWERSIYWANILRAGK from the coding sequence GTGATTATAATCTGTCATCATAACAACAAAGTAGAAAGTATAATCGCATACGAAAGTTCAGCGTATCTTGACGTTTGTAATGAAAGTATTGCACAGAATATTGTCAGATTAGGCCGTTTATTTCCGGATGACTTATTATTTTGGTATCATAAAGATTGTCAGGAAGACATAAATTGGGAGGCATTGCCCGAACTGTTTAACCATAAAAAAATACTGCTTTCCTATGGAGGAACGACCAATTACATCCCTTCAGAAATAGGATATGTTGATGAAAGCCTATTTGTTAATCCCGATAAAGAAAGTGTATATCCAACCTGGCAGATGAGCAGCCTTGTTGGCGGAATTTATGGCGGAACATTAAACGCTTTGGAAGTCGATAAACTTATAGACACGAACTTTGATTATTTTTTGTGTTCCCTCGCAAAAATAGGAATGCCCCACGGTTTGTTGTGCTACAATGAACCTCAGTTATTGAAAAAAATAACGAATAGGCGTAGTGGAGAGGCCGGTATTTACTCGCTGTTCAAATTTGTAAAAGAACATTACAGAGCGCGTTGGATCCTTTTATTGTTTGTGAATCTGCTAATCTACGAAAGAAGATTCCCGGTATTGGCCTGCCTGTATACCGTGTTCTTTAAAAGGAAAAAACCGGATGTAAAACAGCTGGATAAAATCCAGATGGAATTAAAGACAAAAAGTAGGGTATCACATTCTTTAGATGTTATTATTCCTACTATTGGACGAAAAGTATTTTTATACGATGTTTTAAAGGACTTGTCAAAACAGACAATAATTCCCAAAAAAGTAATTATAGTAGAACAAAACCCGCTGGAAGGCAGTACGAGTGAATTGGATTACCTTGAAAAGGAATCATGGCCTTTTCAGATCAAACACCTGTTTACCCACCGGACCGGTGCATGCAATGCAAGGAATCAGGCGTTGCAACATGTTGAACAGGAATGGGTCTTTTTTGCAGATGACGATATCCGGTTTGAAAAAGATTTTTTAGAAACGGCCTTTAAACAAATTGAAAAAACAGGAAACCGCGCTTTTACAATATGCTGTTTGCGTAAAGGAGATAAACCGGTTTCGGCCAATATCTTTCAATGGACAACCTTTGGATCCGGCTGTAGTATTGTGAAAAGTGAAGCCATTGCAGATTTACGCTTTGACGATCGCTATGAACATGGTTTTGGAGAAGATACCGATTTTGGAATGCAATTAAGAAATAAAGGTTGTGATATCCTGTATTTGCCATCGCCCGAACTATTACATTTAAAAGCGCCCGTTGGCGGATTTAGAACGGAAGTAATGCTGGAATGGAATAACGACCGTATAAAACCAAAACCGTCGCCAACGGTAATGTTATTTAAGCTGCGTTACAATACAAAAGAACAGTTAAGAAGCTATAAAACAACCCTGTTCTTAAAATTTTATAAACATCAGGAACATAAACATCCGGTGAAATACTATAACAACTTTAAAAAAAGCTGGGAGCGAAGTATTTATTGGGCTAATATTTTAAGAGCGGGAAAATGA
- a CDS encoding O-antigen ligase family protein, with product MTINNNNYLKLVLIHIGIGGIVYFLPFLAKILTILIFVCSVLILIKTRNKNNEALYLAAYIVGVEVFLRMTGGMIFNEYGKYSVMIYMLIGMVYSGFSKNAIIYWLFIVLLIPGIVVSTVTLSYEANLRKAIAFNISGPVCLGVASVYCYRRQITKQQLLNLLPAFSLPIVTVITYLFLYTPSIRDVVTGTQSNFETSGGFGPNQVSTILGLGTFLFFTQFLLNSPTRKIQIINISLTLLAAYRGIVTFSRGGMFTGCAMILLLIIIVYFMLNKNGKSKMSVIFIFSLVATLGVWTYSSYQTSGLIDKRYANEDALGRQKQSKLSGREDLIKTEIQMFVDHPFLGIGVGKNKEYRQELTGVELATHNEITRMLAEHGLLGVIGLLILFITPLTLYLDNKHHFLLLSFFAFWLLTINHAAMRMAAPAFVYALTLLKVYPDEKTVVHRE from the coding sequence ATGACAATTAATAACAATAACTATCTCAAACTGGTATTGATCCATATAGGTATTGGAGGTATTGTTTATTTTCTTCCATTCCTGGCGAAAATACTGACAATTTTAATTTTTGTATGCTCCGTTTTAATATTGATAAAAACCAGGAACAAAAATAATGAAGCACTTTATTTGGCGGCATATATTGTTGGTGTTGAGGTTTTTTTGAGAATGACCGGAGGAATGATTTTTAATGAATACGGGAAATACAGTGTAATGATATACATGTTAATCGGCATGGTGTATAGCGGTTTTTCCAAAAATGCGATTATTTACTGGCTTTTCATAGTATTACTGATACCCGGAATTGTCGTTTCTACCGTCACCCTTTCTTATGAAGCAAATCTGAGAAAAGCAATAGCCTTTAATATTTCGGGACCGGTATGTCTGGGTGTTGCTTCGGTATATTGCTATAGAAGGCAAATAACAAAGCAACAACTGCTGAATTTGCTGCCGGCTTTTTCATTGCCTATAGTAACAGTAATAACCTATCTTTTTTTATATACGCCTAGTATACGGGATGTGGTAACCGGAACCCAGTCTAACTTTGAAACCTCAGGTGGATTTGGACCTAATCAGGTATCCACAATTTTAGGATTAGGTACTTTTCTGTTTTTTACACAATTTTTACTGAATTCTCCTACCAGAAAAATTCAGATTATCAATATCTCATTAACGTTGTTAGCAGCCTATCGCGGGATCGTGACGTTTTCAAGAGGCGGGATGTTTACAGGTTGTGCGATGATTCTTTTACTCATTATCATCGTTTATTTTATGCTCAATAAAAATGGAAAAAGTAAAATGAGTGTCATCTTTATTTTTTCATTAGTGGCAACGCTGGGTGTCTGGACTTATAGCTCCTATCAGACCAGTGGTCTAATTGATAAGCGATATGCTAATGAAGATGCTTTAGGAAGACAAAAACAAAGTAAACTGTCGGGAAGAGAAGACCTTATTAAAACAGAGATTCAAATGTTTGTTGACCATCCTTTCTTAGGGATAGGTGTCGGGAAAAACAAAGAATACAGACAGGAGTTAACAGGGGTCGAATTAGCAACACACAACGAAATAACAAGAATGCTTGCCGAACACGGACTATTGGGAGTTATTGGTTTACTAATACTCTTTATAACACCTCTAACGCTGTATCTTGACAATAAACACCACTTCCTGTTGTTGTCCTTTTTCGCTTTCTGGCTGCTCACCATTAACCATGCGGCCATGCGAATGGCAGCACCGGCTTTTGTCTATGCACTAACGTTATTAAAAGTCTATCCGGATGAAAAAACTGTTGTACATAGGGAATAA
- the neuC gene encoding UDP-N-acetylglucosamine 2-epimerase has protein sequence MKKIVFLTGTRADFGKIKSLIRILEKHEHFTPYIFVTGMHLQQEYGYTLIEIERCGFRNIHAFENHTHETTMDLTLAKTIEGLSAYVKSVTPDMIIIHGDRVEALAGAIVGSLNNILVAHIEGGEVSGTIDELIRHSTSKMSHVHFVSNETAKKRLIQMGELSESVFTIGSPDVDIMFSDQLPDLETAKQYYAIDFDAYAVAMFHPITTEFKNMEEYANDFVATLLADKHNFVVIYPNNDLGSAAILKAYKQLEGNPRFRVFPSLRFEYFLTLLKNARFIIGNSSAGIREAPYYGLPIINIGSRQKNRSVNTDIINVDHTKEAILNALQEIEKHEVKNSYNDFGTGNSATLFLESLENSDIWELNHQKQFRDI, from the coding sequence TATTTCTGACCGGTACAAGAGCCGACTTTGGTAAAATTAAATCACTGATCCGGATACTGGAAAAGCATGAACATTTTACACCTTACATTTTTGTCACCGGCATGCACCTGCAGCAGGAATACGGATATACCTTAATTGAAATTGAACGCTGTGGTTTCCGTAATATACATGCCTTTGAAAACCATACGCATGAAACAACCATGGACCTCACACTCGCTAAAACGATTGAAGGATTATCGGCCTATGTGAAAAGTGTAACGCCCGATATGATCATCATTCACGGCGACCGGGTGGAAGCACTGGCAGGTGCCATTGTGGGCTCACTAAACAATATTCTGGTGGCGCATATTGAAGGTGGTGAAGTTTCCGGTACGATTGATGAATTGATCCGGCATTCCACCAGTAAAATGAGTCATGTACATTTTGTATCCAATGAAACAGCCAAAAAAAGACTGATCCAGATGGGAGAATTATCAGAATCTGTATTTACAATCGGATCGCCGGACGTAGACATAATGTTCTCCGACCAGCTTCCGGACCTGGAAACAGCAAAACAATACTATGCTATCGATTTTGATGCGTATGCCGTCGCCATGTTTCATCCCATCACAACAGAATTTAAAAATATGGAAGAGTATGCCAACGATTTTGTGGCAACTTTATTAGCAGACAAACACAATTTTGTGGTTATTTATCCCAATAACGATCTGGGTAGTGCGGCCATATTGAAAGCTTACAAACAATTGGAAGGAAATCCCCGTTTTCGTGTTTTCCCATCCCTTCGCTTTGAGTATTTTTTAACCTTATTAAAAAATGCCCGCTTTATTATAGGAAACAGCAGTGCCGGAATCAGAGAAGCACCTTACTACGGATTGCCGATTATCAATATTGGCAGCCGCCAAAAGAACAGATCCGTCAATACAGATATTATAAATGTTGATCATACCAAAGAAGCAATACTAAATGCGTTACAGGAAATTGAAAAGCATGAAGTAAAAAACAGCTATAATGATTTCGGAACAGGAAATAGTGCAACATTATTTTTAGAATCCTTGGAGAATAGTGATATTTGGGAATTAAATCATCAGAAACAGTTTAGAGATATATAA
- a CDS encoding glucosamine inositolphosphorylceramide transferase family protein: MKKKVILFSIVSIGLLAIVINYRTPFLQPQSGPWSIGFGLSEKFPDKMLFEKNILYPLEKLKQHNDSTAFLADPFFIKEKDTFYLFFEHKKYAPNADIALLTSVDGVNYQYKGTVLKEKFHLSYPQVFKYKNDYYMLPEAKRSGHVLLYKAANFPYGWKVCDTLIKNRELKDPTIYLSDTLNVMVASDDHLNMYMFEADSLHGKWRAHKKAKVMMGTEARAGGRFFADEKGLLLPVQNSTQGYGYGLSIYRFNFKGDNYTVKRELPFFLKRNETIKEFNAGMHQLDIQKVDGKYYFVYDGNRLESDVKDLNFRGPIKWNYIDLKNWFYQQQCEYFN; the protein is encoded by the coding sequence ATGAAAAAAAAAGTGATTTTATTTAGTATTGTTAGCATTGGACTTTTAGCTATTGTAATTAATTACAGAACACCTTTTTTACAACCTCAAAGCGGACCCTGGTCTATTGGTTTTGGGCTGTCTGAAAAATTTCCCGATAAGATGCTGTTCGAAAAAAATATCCTGTATCCTTTAGAAAAATTAAAACAGCACAATGACAGCACCGCTTTCCTTGCTGATCCGTTTTTTATAAAAGAAAAAGACACCTTTTATCTGTTTTTTGAGCATAAAAAATACGCTCCCAATGCAGATATCGCCCTGCTGACCTCCGTTGACGGGGTTAATTATCAATATAAAGGAACAGTGTTAAAAGAGAAATTCCATTTGTCCTATCCTCAGGTTTTTAAATATAAAAACGATTATTATATGCTGCCCGAAGCCAAAAGATCGGGGCATGTATTGTTATACAAAGCAGCAAATTTTCCTTACGGATGGAAAGTTTGTGACACATTAATTAAAAACAGGGAATTGAAGGATCCTACAATTTATTTGTCGGATACATTAAATGTCATGGTTGCCTCAGATGATCACCTCAATATGTATATGTTTGAAGCAGATTCTTTACACGGGAAATGGAGAGCTCATAAGAAAGCAAAAGTGATGATGGGAACCGAAGCCAGAGCAGGAGGACGCTTTTTTGCTGATGAAAAAGGACTATTGTTACCGGTTCAGAATTCTACACAGGGTTACGGATACGGATTGTCCATCTATCGTTTCAATTTTAAAGGAGATAACTACACTGTTAAAAGAGAACTTCCCTTTTTTCTGAAACGAAATGAAACAATAAAAGAATTTAATGCCGGGATGCACCAGCTGGATATCCAGAAAGTAGACGGGAAATATTATTTCGTTTACGATGGAAACAGATTGGAAAGCGATGTTAAAGATTTGAATTTCAGAGGGCCGATTAAGTGGAACTATATTGATTTAAAAAATTGGTTTTACCAGCAACAATGCGAATACTTCAATTAA